In Arachis hypogaea cultivar Tifrunner chromosome 17, arahy.Tifrunner.gnm2.J5K5, whole genome shotgun sequence, a single window of DNA contains:
- the LOC112765265 gene encoding uncharacterized protein isoform X2, whose product MLKSFKSSTIHVHRTILFSVKIASFPLCTTTTTTLGAKKDQFWDSAEEESSDNEWERLLKPFGLKQLRSSLSPISPSQLCKLLLLPLDIPTTMELFEKAGSQNGYSHSFDVYCILIDKLGSNGDFKTIDLLLKQMKDEGIVFKESIFIMIMRYYGKAGLPGQATRLLLDMWGVYDCEPSFKSYNVVLEILVAGNCPKVAPNVFYDMLNRGVSPTVSTFGVVMKALCMINEVDSACSLLKDMMKHGCVPNSIIYQTLIHTLSQNNRVNEAMKLLEEMFLMGCEPDVQTFNDVIYGLCRASRIHEAAKLLDRMLLRGFSADELTYGFLINGLCRTGHVDEARALLNKIPNLNAVHYNTLINGYVARGRFDEAKDLLYNNMVISGYKPDGFTFNIMIDGFCKKGRLVSALEFLHEMVTKGFEPCVVTYTILINGFCKQGRLDEAVEVVNAMWAKGLSLNTVGYNCLISAVCKDGRTEEALQLFGEMSSKGCKPDIYTFNSLIFGMCNDDKMEEALRLYRDMFMEGVIANTVTYNTLIHAFIRRGAIQQAFKLVDEMIFRGCPLDNITYTTLIKALCMAGEVEKGLAFFEEMLGKGIFPDTNCCNILINAFCRIGKVTSRRNASRCYHV is encoded by the coding sequence ATGTTGAAATCATTCAAATCTTCAACAATCCATGTGCATAGAACAATATTGTTTTCCGTCAAAATCGCATCTTTCCCACtctgcaccaccaccaccactacactTGGAGCAAaaaaggatcaattttgggatAGTGCAGAAGAAGAGAGTAGTGACAATGAATGGGAGAGGTTACTCAAACCGTTTGGCCTCAAACAACTTCGTAGTTCACTTTCCCCAATTAGCCCTTCCCAGCTTTGCAAATTGCTTTTGCTTCCACTTGACATTCCAACTACAATGGAGTTGTTTGAAAAAGCTGGTTCACAAAATGGTTATTCCCACTCCTTTGATGTGTACTGCATTTTGATTGATAAACTTGGTTCTAATGGGGACTTCAAAACTATAGATTTGTTGTTGAAGCAAATGAAGGATGAGGGTATTGTGTTTAAGGAATCAATCTTTATCATGATCATGAGGTATTATGGGAAAGCTGGGTTGCCGGGCCAGGCGACTCGACTTTTGTTGGATATGTGGGGTGTTTATGATTGTGAACCTAGTTTTAAGTCCTACAATGTTGTGCTGGAGATTCTGGTTGCCGGGAATTGTCCTAAGGTAGCGCCGAATGTGTTTTATGACATGCTGAATAGGGGTGTTTCACCAACTGTTTCTACATTTGGGGTGGTGATGAAGGCATTGTGTATGATTAATGAGGTTGATTCAGCTTGCTCACTTCTAAAGGACATGATGAAGCATGGTTGTGTTCCGAATTCGATCATCTACCAGACTCTAATTCATACTCTTTCGCAGAATAATAGAGTGAACGAGGCGATGAAGCTCTTGGAGGAAATGTTTCTGATGGGTTGCGAACCTGATGTGCAGACTTTCAATGATGTTATTTATGGCCTCTGCCGGGCCAGCAGGATTCATGAGGCAGCAAAGTTGCTTGATCGAATGCTGCTTCGCGGTTTCAGTGCAGATGAACTGACTTATGGTTTTTTGATTAATGGATTGTGCAGGACGGGACACGTTGATGAAGCAAGGGCCTTGTTGAATAAAATTCCTAACCTGAATGCTGTTCACTATAATACATTAATAAATGGCTATGTTGCTAGGGGACGGTTTGACGAAGCAAAGGATCTTTTGTACAATAACATGGTAATTTCAGGCTACAAACCCGATGGCTTCACGTTTAATATAATGATTGATGGGTTTTGCAAGAAGGGGCGGCTGGTCTCGGCTCTTGAATTCTTACATGAGATGGTAACAAAAGGTTTTGAGCCCTGCGTGGTCACATACACTATATTGATAAATGGTTTCTGCAAGCAAGGTCGATTAGATGAAGCTGTGGAAGTCGTGAATGCCATGTGGGCTAAAGGTCTCAGTTTAAACACAGTGGGATACAATTGCCTGATAAGTGCTGTGTGTAAAGATGGGAGGACTGAAGAAGCTCTACAATTGTTTGGTGAGATGTCAAGCAAAGGATGTAAACCTGACATTTATACATTTAATTCTTTAATATTTGGAATGTGCAACGATGACAAGATGGAAGAGGCTCTGCGCTTGTATCGTGACATGTTCATGGAGGGTGTTATTGCCAACACTGTGACATACAACACATTGATTCATGCATTTATTAGGAGAGGCGCAATTCAACAAGCATTTAAGCTTGTTGATGAGATGATATTTCGAGGGTGCCCTCTCGACAATATTACATATACGACACTTATTAAAGCTCTATGTATGGCCGGGGAAGTAGAAAAAGGATTGGCATTTTTTGAAGAAATGCTTGGGAAAGGGATATTTCCTGATACCAACTGTTGCAATATTCTGATCAATGCCTTTTGTAGAATCGGAAAG
- the LOC112765264 gene encoding auxin response factor 6 isoform X2, which produces MTLQPLNPQEQKDVYLLPAELGTPSKQPTNYFCKTLTASDTSTHGGFSVPRRAAEKVFPPLDYTQQPPAQELIARDLHDNEWKFRHIFRGQPKRHLLTTGWSVFVSAKRLVAGDSVLFIWNEKNQLLLGIRRANRPQTVMPSSVLSSDSMHIGLLAAAAHAAATNSRFTIFYNPRASPSEFVIPLTKYVKAVYHTRVSVGMRFRMLFETEESSVRRYMGTITGISDLDSVRWPNSHWRSVKVGWDESTAGDRQPRVSLWEIEPLTTFPMYPSPFPLRLRRPWPSGLPSLYGLKDGGDMGINSPFMWLQSGLGDQGMQSLNFQGIGVTPWMQPRFDASMPGLQPELYQAMTSAAFQEMRTMDPSKPSSQSLLQFQQPSNVPSAFASELQRQVLPQSQPQNTLLQNFQEHQTPAPSQISPQQLHRYHPYSDQRQQQQQLKTVPVQQQLQNLVSPLSNFASATQPQSPSLQALASHCQQQSFPEPIRNHVSSSDVSPMQSLLGSFSQDGASQLLNRNGPNSVMSSGALLPKQITIESQVPSAGAQCVLPQVENLGTSQSNVSELTALPPFPGREHSGYQGAADPHSNLLFGINIDPSSLMLQNGMQNLRNLGNVNDSLSMTFSAPNCGGANAPGSDFPLSSNVTTSSCVDESGFLQSSENVDQSNTPTGTFVKVHKSRSLGRSLDISKFSSYDELRSELARLFGLEGQLEDPQRSGWQLVFVDRENDILLLGDDPWQEFVNSVWSIKILSPLEVQQMGKGVVPSTSAPSAQKLSSTATTNSCDNNYGVGKQELRSSSNGMASMGSLHY; this is translated from the exons ATGACTCTGCAACCTCTAAATCCA CAAGAACAAAAGGATGTGTATCTACTTCCGGCCGAATTGGGTACTCCCAGCAAACAACCAACCAACTACTTCTGTAAGACATTAACTGCTAGTGATACCAGCACTCACGGAGGATTTTCTGTTCCTCGAAGAGCAGCTGAAAAAGTCTTTCCTCCTCTT GATTACACACAGCAGCCTCCTGCTCAAGAACTGATTGCTAGAGATCTTCATGATAATGAATGGAAATTCAGACATATATTTCGAG GTCAGCCAAAAAGGCATCTTCTTACTACTGGGTGGAGTGTCTTTGTCAGTGCTAAGAGGCTTGTTGCTGGTGATTCTGTTCTTTTCATATG GAATGAAAAAAATCAATTACTTTTGGGTATACGGAGAGCAAATCGTCCGCAGACTGTCATGCCATCATCAGTTCTGTCAAGTGATAGCATGCACATTGGTCTCCTCGCTGCTGCAGCTCATGCAGCTGCCACAAACAGCCGTTTTACTATATTTTATAATCCTAG GGCAAGCCCATCTGAATTTGTCATTCCCTTGACCAAGTATGTAAAAGCAGTGTATCATACACGAGTTTCTGTTGGTATGCGGTTTAGGATGCTCTTCGAGACAGAAGAGTCAAGTGTCCGTCG ATATATGGGTACTATAACAGGCATTAGTGATTTAGATTCAGTCCGCTGGCCAAATTCACACTGGCGTTCTGTGAAG GTTGGTTGGGATGAGTCTACTGCAGGAGATAGGCAACCAAGAGTCTCCTTGTGGGAGATTGAGCCTTTGACAACATTCCCAATGTATCCATCTCCATTCCCCTTGAGGTTGAGGCGTCCTTGGCCATCTGGACTACCTTCTTTATACG GTCTCAAGGATGGTGGTGACATGGGCATTAATTCTCCTTTCATGTGGCTCCAAAGTGGGCTTGGGGATCAAGGAATGCAATCATTGAACTTCCAGGGGATTGGTGTTACACCGTGGATGCAACCGAGATTTGATGCTTCCATGCCAGGACTCCAACCGGAGTTATACCAAGCAATGACTTCTGCTGCATTCCAGGAAATGAGGACGATGGATCCTTCGAAACCTTCATCCCAATCTCTGTTGCAGTTTCAGCAGCCTTCAAATGTTCCTTCTGCTTTTGCATCTGAGTTACAGAGACAAGTGTTACCACAGTCTCAGCCCCAAAACACTCTTCTACAAAATTTTCAAGAACATCAAACTCCTGCACCGTCACAGATTTCACCACAGCAGTTGCATCGTTACCACCCATATAGCGATCAGCGGCAACAGCAGCAGCAACTAAAAACTGTGCCTGTTCAGCAGCAGTTACAGAATTTAGTCTCTCCGTTGTCTAATTTTGCATCAGCTACACAACCTCAATCTCCATCCTTGCAAGCCCTTGCTTCACATTGCCAGCAGCAGAGCTTTCCCGAGCCAATCAGGAATCATGTTTCAAGCTCTGATGTTTCCCCTATGCAAAGTCTACTAGGCTCATTCTCTCAGGATGGAGCATCACAGTTACTTAACCGGAACGGACCGAACTCTGTCATGTCTTCTGGAGCCTTACTACCGAAGCAAATAACCATTGAATCTCAGGTACCATCAGCTGGTGCTCAGTGTGTATTGCCTCAGGTGGAAAATTTGGGAACATCACAATCAAATGTGTCCGAACTTACCGCTTTGCCTCCGTTTCCTGGAAGAGAACATTCTGGATATCAAGGTGCAGCTGATCCTCATAGCAATCTTTTGTTTGGGATAAACATAGATCCTTCTTCTCTTATGCTGCAAAATGGCATGCAAAACCTTAGAAATCTAGGCAACGTGAACGATTCATTGTCAATGACGTTTTCTGCTCCAAATTGTGGTGGTGCTAATGCTCCTGGCTCCGATTTCCCCCTAAGTTCAAACGTAACAACTTCAAGTTGTGTTGATGAATCGGGATTCTTGCAGTCTTCCGAAAATGTAGACCAATCCAATACTCCAACTGGAACCTTTGTCAAG GTTCACAAGTCAAGGTCCTTAGGCAGGTCACTGGACATTTCGAAGTTCAGCAGCTATGACGAGCTGCGCAGTGAACTTGCTCGGTTATTTGGCCTTGAAGGCCAACTAGAGGATCCTCAGAGATCAGGCTGGCAGCTTGTATTTGTTGACCGGGAGAATGACATTCTCCTTCTTGGTGATGATCCCTGGCA GGAGTTTGTGAACAGTGTATGGTCCATTAAGATACTATCTCCACTTGAAGTTCAACAAATGGGGAAAGGTGTTGTTCCTTCTACTTCTGCCCCTTCAGCTCAAAAGCTTTCTTCTACTGCTACTACCAATTCTTGTGACAATAATTATGGTGTTGGTAAACAAGAGTTGAGAAGTTCCAGCAATGGTATGGCATCAATGGGGTCCCTTCACTATTAG
- the LOC112765264 gene encoding auxin response factor 6 isoform X1: MKLSSSGFNQPAEEEGEKKTLNSELWHACAGPLVSLPLVGSRVVYFPQGHSEQVAASTNREADAHIPNYPNLPPQLICQLHNVTMHADAETDEVYAQMTLQPLNPQEQKDVYLLPAELGTPSKQPTNYFCKTLTASDTSTHGGFSVPRRAAEKVFPPLDYTQQPPAQELIARDLHDNEWKFRHIFRGQPKRHLLTTGWSVFVSAKRLVAGDSVLFIWNEKNQLLLGIRRANRPQTVMPSSVLSSDSMHIGLLAAAAHAAATNSRFTIFYNPRASPSEFVIPLTKYVKAVYHTRVSVGMRFRMLFETEESSVRRYMGTITGISDLDSVRWPNSHWRSVKVGWDESTAGDRQPRVSLWEIEPLTTFPMYPSPFPLRLRRPWPSGLPSLYGLKDGGDMGINSPFMWLQSGLGDQGMQSLNFQGIGVTPWMQPRFDASMPGLQPELYQAMTSAAFQEMRTMDPSKPSSQSLLQFQQPSNVPSAFASELQRQVLPQSQPQNTLLQNFQEHQTPAPSQISPQQLHRYHPYSDQRQQQQQLKTVPVQQQLQNLVSPLSNFASATQPQSPSLQALASHCQQQSFPEPIRNHVSSSDVSPMQSLLGSFSQDGASQLLNRNGPNSVMSSGALLPKQITIESQVPSAGAQCVLPQVENLGTSQSNVSELTALPPFPGREHSGYQGAADPHSNLLFGINIDPSSLMLQNGMQNLRNLGNVNDSLSMTFSAPNCGGANAPGSDFPLSSNVTTSSCVDESGFLQSSENVDQSNTPTGTFVKVHKSRSLGRSLDISKFSSYDELRSELARLFGLEGQLEDPQRSGWQLVFVDRENDILLLGDDPWQEFVNSVWSIKILSPLEVQQMGKGVVPSTSAPSAQKLSSTATTNSCDNNYGVGKQELRSSSNGMASMGSLHY; encoded by the exons ATGAAGCTTTCTTCCTCTGGGTTTAATCAACCAGCTGAAGAAGaag GGGAGAAGAAAACTTTGAATTCTGAACTATGGCATGCATGTGCTGGTCCTCTGGTTTCTCTACCACTGGTTGGAAGTCGTGTAGTATACTTTCCTCAAGGTCACAGCGAACAG GTAGCTGCTTCGACCAACAGGGAAGCAGATGCACATATTCCGAATTACCCTAACCTGCCGCCCCAGCTTATCTGTCAGCTCCACAACGTGACGATGCAT GCTGATGCTGAAACAGATGAAGTATATGCTCAGATGACTCTGCAACCTCTAAATCCA CAAGAACAAAAGGATGTGTATCTACTTCCGGCCGAATTGGGTACTCCCAGCAAACAACCAACCAACTACTTCTGTAAGACATTAACTGCTAGTGATACCAGCACTCACGGAGGATTTTCTGTTCCTCGAAGAGCAGCTGAAAAAGTCTTTCCTCCTCTT GATTACACACAGCAGCCTCCTGCTCAAGAACTGATTGCTAGAGATCTTCATGATAATGAATGGAAATTCAGACATATATTTCGAG GTCAGCCAAAAAGGCATCTTCTTACTACTGGGTGGAGTGTCTTTGTCAGTGCTAAGAGGCTTGTTGCTGGTGATTCTGTTCTTTTCATATG GAATGAAAAAAATCAATTACTTTTGGGTATACGGAGAGCAAATCGTCCGCAGACTGTCATGCCATCATCAGTTCTGTCAAGTGATAGCATGCACATTGGTCTCCTCGCTGCTGCAGCTCATGCAGCTGCCACAAACAGCCGTTTTACTATATTTTATAATCCTAG GGCAAGCCCATCTGAATTTGTCATTCCCTTGACCAAGTATGTAAAAGCAGTGTATCATACACGAGTTTCTGTTGGTATGCGGTTTAGGATGCTCTTCGAGACAGAAGAGTCAAGTGTCCGTCG ATATATGGGTACTATAACAGGCATTAGTGATTTAGATTCAGTCCGCTGGCCAAATTCACACTGGCGTTCTGTGAAG GTTGGTTGGGATGAGTCTACTGCAGGAGATAGGCAACCAAGAGTCTCCTTGTGGGAGATTGAGCCTTTGACAACATTCCCAATGTATCCATCTCCATTCCCCTTGAGGTTGAGGCGTCCTTGGCCATCTGGACTACCTTCTTTATACG GTCTCAAGGATGGTGGTGACATGGGCATTAATTCTCCTTTCATGTGGCTCCAAAGTGGGCTTGGGGATCAAGGAATGCAATCATTGAACTTCCAGGGGATTGGTGTTACACCGTGGATGCAACCGAGATTTGATGCTTCCATGCCAGGACTCCAACCGGAGTTATACCAAGCAATGACTTCTGCTGCATTCCAGGAAATGAGGACGATGGATCCTTCGAAACCTTCATCCCAATCTCTGTTGCAGTTTCAGCAGCCTTCAAATGTTCCTTCTGCTTTTGCATCTGAGTTACAGAGACAAGTGTTACCACAGTCTCAGCCCCAAAACACTCTTCTACAAAATTTTCAAGAACATCAAACTCCTGCACCGTCACAGATTTCACCACAGCAGTTGCATCGTTACCACCCATATAGCGATCAGCGGCAACAGCAGCAGCAACTAAAAACTGTGCCTGTTCAGCAGCAGTTACAGAATTTAGTCTCTCCGTTGTCTAATTTTGCATCAGCTACACAACCTCAATCTCCATCCTTGCAAGCCCTTGCTTCACATTGCCAGCAGCAGAGCTTTCCCGAGCCAATCAGGAATCATGTTTCAAGCTCTGATGTTTCCCCTATGCAAAGTCTACTAGGCTCATTCTCTCAGGATGGAGCATCACAGTTACTTAACCGGAACGGACCGAACTCTGTCATGTCTTCTGGAGCCTTACTACCGAAGCAAATAACCATTGAATCTCAGGTACCATCAGCTGGTGCTCAGTGTGTATTGCCTCAGGTGGAAAATTTGGGAACATCACAATCAAATGTGTCCGAACTTACCGCTTTGCCTCCGTTTCCTGGAAGAGAACATTCTGGATATCAAGGTGCAGCTGATCCTCATAGCAATCTTTTGTTTGGGATAAACATAGATCCTTCTTCTCTTATGCTGCAAAATGGCATGCAAAACCTTAGAAATCTAGGCAACGTGAACGATTCATTGTCAATGACGTTTTCTGCTCCAAATTGTGGTGGTGCTAATGCTCCTGGCTCCGATTTCCCCCTAAGTTCAAACGTAACAACTTCAAGTTGTGTTGATGAATCGGGATTCTTGCAGTCTTCCGAAAATGTAGACCAATCCAATACTCCAACTGGAACCTTTGTCAAG GTTCACAAGTCAAGGTCCTTAGGCAGGTCACTGGACATTTCGAAGTTCAGCAGCTATGACGAGCTGCGCAGTGAACTTGCTCGGTTATTTGGCCTTGAAGGCCAACTAGAGGATCCTCAGAGATCAGGCTGGCAGCTTGTATTTGTTGACCGGGAGAATGACATTCTCCTTCTTGGTGATGATCCCTGGCA GGAGTTTGTGAACAGTGTATGGTCCATTAAGATACTATCTCCACTTGAAGTTCAACAAATGGGGAAAGGTGTTGTTCCTTCTACTTCTGCCCCTTCAGCTCAAAAGCTTTCTTCTACTGCTACTACCAATTCTTGTGACAATAATTATGGTGTTGGTAAACAAGAGTTGAGAAGTTCCAGCAATGGTATGGCATCAATGGGGTCCCTTCACTATTAG